The Leptolyngbyaceae cyanobacterium DNA segment GGTAGATGAAGATAGCACGACGATTTGGGATTCTACTTTGATTATGGAGTATCTGGACGAAACTTATCCAGAACCGAGTTTTTATCCGAGCGATCGCAAACAACGCCTGGAGTGTCGCAAATGGGAAGATATCGGGGATACTTTGGCAGATAATGCAGTCGCATTGTGGTATAGAAAGCTGAAAGGCGAGAATGCCGATCCTAAATATCAAAGTGCGATCGATCGACTTTTACCTGTTTTGGATGAACAATTAACCACCTCTACTTATTTATTAGGAAAAAACTGGACGGCGGCAGATGTTTCCGCTTTGTGCGCCCTTGGTTATTACACTCTCCGCTTGGGTGAAGATTGGCAACATCAGTATTTGAGATTGGGGCAATGGTTTAAGAATTTGCATCAAAGGGAATCGGTAAAAACAACTGTTCCTGTGGGGTAAATAAATTAACTTTTGTTGGTGCGTTATATTTTTTGTAGCGCACCTCAATTCAATTTACAAACGCAATTATTAGAGTAAAATGATAGTGCGATCGCATTTAACTTCAACCAATTACTTATCCTAATGGAAAACGCACTTTTAGAACGAATTAATCAAAAAGAGCGATCGCACTTTCTGCCAGATTTCATCAATATAGCTTAACATCTATTTTATAGACGTTCGATCCAGGAACACTTAGTTATGCCAGATACGACAATAAAAGATAAAGTTCTCAAGGCGGTAGAGGAAATGTCGCCGGACGTTACTTTTGAGGAAGTGATGGAACGCCTTTACTTTTTGTACAAAGTCGAACAAGGTTTAAAGCAAGTCGAGACAGGTGATATTATTTCTCATGCAGAAGCTAAAAAGCGGATTAAA contains these protein-coding regions:
- a CDS encoding glutathione S-transferase family protein, whose product is MARVLYYAQRSPYARKIRILLAEKNLDCEMKATDIMNKSAEFIQISPIGKVPVLVDEDSTTIWDSTLIMEYLDETYPEPSFYPSDRKQRLECRKWEDIGDTLADNAVALWYRKLKGENADPKYQSAIDRLLPVLDEQLTTSTYLLGKNWTAADVSALCALGYYTLRLGEDWQHQYLRLGQWFKNLHQRESVKTTVPVG